In the genome of Candoia aspera isolate rCanAsp1 chromosome 1, rCanAsp1.hap2, whole genome shotgun sequence, one region contains:
- the ADSS1 gene encoding adenylosuccinate synthetase isozyme 1, protein MSGTRAAAAAAAASNDRAPRPAACAAVGVGLKRLRSEPGGNRVTVVLGAQWGDEGKGKVVDLLATEADIVCRCQGGNNAGHTVVVDGKEYDFHLFPSGIINPKAVSFIGNGVVIHLPGLFEEAEKNEKKGLKDWEKRLIISDRAHIVFDFHQAVDGLQEVQRQAQEGKNIGTTKKGIGPTYSSKAARTGLRICDLLSDFNEFSSRFKNLAHQYKSMFPSLEVDIEGQLKKLKGYAETIRPMVQDGVYFMYEALHGSPKKILVEGANAALLDIDFGTYPFVTSSNCTVGGVCTGLGIPPQYIGEVYGVVKAYTTRVGIGAFPTEQINEIGDLLQSRGHEWGVTTGRKRRCGWLDLVILRYAHMINGFTALALTKLDILDVLDEIRIGVAYRLDGKRIPYFPANQEILQKVEVEYETMPGWKTDTTSARKWEDLPSKAQNYIRFVENHVGVSVKWVGVGKSRESMIQLF, encoded by the exons ATGTCGGGCACTCGAGCGGCTGcggcagcagctgcagcttccaacgATCGCGCCCCTCGCCCTGCCGCCTGCGCTGCTGTCGGCGTTGGTTTGAAGAGGCTGCGAAGTGAGCCGGGCGGCAACCGTGTGACGGTAGTGCTCGGCGCTCAGTGGGGCGATGAAGGGAAAGGCAAAGTGGTGGATCTCCTGGCCACCGAGGCCGACATCGTCTGTAGGTGCCAG GGTGGAAATAATGCAGGTCATACCGTGGTTGTTGATGGGAAGGAATATGATTTTCACCTCTTTCCTAGTGGTATAATTAATCCTAAGGCTGTTTCGTTTATTG GTAACGGCGTGGTTATACATTTACCTGGCTTATTTGAAGAggctgaaaaaaatgagaaaaaag GATTAAAAGATTGGGAGAAAAGACTCATCATATCAGACAGAGCACATATCG TGTTTGATTTTCACCAGGCAGTTGATGGACTTCAAGAAGTGCAACGTCAAGCACAAGAGGGGAAAAA CATTGGCACAACAAAAAAGGGAATTGGACCAACTTATTCTTCCAAGGCTGCACGGACAGGACTTCGGATTTGTGATCTTCTTTCAGACTTCAATGAATTTTCATCAAG ATTTAAAAATCTGGCTCACCAGTACAAGTCAATGTTTCCTTCTTTAGAAGTTGACATAGAAGGGCAACTAAAAAAACTAAAG GGATATGCTGAAACAATAAGACCAATGGTCCAAGATGGAGTTTATTTTATGTACGAAGCACTACATGGCTCTCCAAAGAAAATTCTTGTGGAGGGTGCCAATGCAGCACTGCTTGACATTGACTTTG gCACATATCCTTTTGTGACATCATCAAACTGCACCGTGGGTGGTGTATGCACTGGGCTGGGTATTCCTCCTCAGTATATTGGAGAGGTGTATGGGGTAGTAAAAGCCTACACAACAAGAGTGGGAATTGGAGCCTTtccaactgaacaaataaat GAAATTGGAGACCTTTTACAGTCACGAGGTCATGAATGGGGTGTGACCACAGGCAGGAAAAGACGTTGTGGCTGGCTAGACCTTGTCATTTTGAGATACGCTCATATGATCAACGGATTTACTGC TCTGGCATTGACAAAACTGGATATTCTGGATGTCCTTGATGAAATCAGAATTGGTGTGGCTTATAGGTTAGATGGAAAAAGAATTCCATATTTTCCAG CTAATCAGGAAATATTGCAGAAAGTAGAAGTGGAATATGAAACAATGCCAGGATGGAAGACAGACACAACTAGTGCCAGAAAATGGGAGGACCTTCCATCTAAAGCACAAAATTACATTAGATTTGTGGAAAACCATGTTGGTGTGTCAG TTAAATGGGTTGGAGTTGGAAAATCAAGAGAATCAATGATCCAGCTCTTTTAA